Proteins encoded by one window of Vitis vinifera cultivar Pinot Noir 40024 chromosome 10, ASM3070453v1:
- the LOC109121541 gene encoding G-type lectin S-receptor-like serine/threonine-protein kinase RKS1 — MLYNLRPGATWLEDSPGATEHDESMTNFELQLFDWNTIARTTNNFSFKNKLGRSGFGSVYKIGQLSNRQEIVVKRLSKDLGQGKEEFKNEVTFITKLQHMNLVRLLGCCIQEEEKMLVYEYLPNKSLDSFIFDQTKKSLLDWRIHFEIIMGIARGILYLHEDSRLRIIHKDLKASNVLLDVEMVPKISDFGMARIFGGNQMEENTSQVVGTYGYMSPEYAMEGLFSTKSYVYSFGVLLLEIITRRKNSTYYRDSPSMSLVGNVWNLWEEDKALDIIDSSLEKSYPTDEVLRCIQIGLLCVQESATN; from the exons atgttGTATAATTTGAGACCTGGAGCTACATGGTTGGAAGACTCTCCGGGAGCTACGGAGCATGATGAAAGTATGACCAATTTTGAATTACAATTGTTTGATTGGAACACCATAGCTAGAACCACAAATAATTTCTCTTTTAAGAACAAACTTGGACGTAGTGGTTTTGGTTCAGTTTATAAGATA GGTCAACTATCTAATAGACAAGAAATAGTTGTGAAAAGATTATCAAAGGATTTAGGACAAGGAAAAGAAGAATTTAAGAATGAAGTAACATTTATTACAAAACTCCAACACATGAATCTTGTGAGGCTTTTGGGTTGTTGTAttcaagaagaagagaaaatgttaGTCTATGAGTACTTGCCAAACAAAAGTTTAGACTCTTTCATTTT TGATCAAACAAAGAAGTCATTGTTAGATTGGAGAATACACTTTGAAATTATTATGGGAATTGCTCGAGGAATCTTATATCTTCATGAGGACTCTAGATTAAGAATCATACACAAAGATCTAAAAGCAAGCAATGTTCTATTAGATGTTGAAATGGTTCCaaaaatttcagattttggcATGGCTAGAATATTTGGAGGAAACCAAATGGAAGAAAACACAAGTCAAGTGGTTGGAACATA TGGTTACATGTCACCTGAGTATGCGATGGAAGggttattttcaacaaaatctTATGTTTATAGTTTCGGAGTTTTATTGTTAGAGATTATTACTAGGAGAAAAAATAGCACTTATTATCGAGATAGTCCATCCATGAGCTTAGTTGGAAAT GTTTGGAACCTATGGGAAGAAGACAAAGCCTTGGATATAATTGATTCGTCATTAGAAAAGTCATACCCTACAGATGAAGTATTGAGATGCATCCAAATTGGGCTCTTATGTGTCCAAGAATCTGCAACGAATTGA